Genomic segment of Aliiroseovarius sp. M344:
GCCATCACCCGCAGAAAGATTGCCTATATCGTGCAGAAACAGGGCGACCTCGACGAGGCCCGCCGCATCTACGAGCGGGAAGCACTTCCGGTCTTTGAGGCCCTCGGCGACAGGCATGAAATCGCCACCACATACGAACAGATCGCTTTTGTCCTGCGGCAACAGGGCGACCTCGACGAGGCCCGCCGCATCTACGAGCGGGAAGCACTTCCGGTCTTTGAGGCCCTCGGCGACAGGCACCTTATCGCCCGCACGCGTGGACACATCGCCGATATCCTGTGCGCGCAGGGCGAATTCACTGAGGCTCGTCGCATCTACGAGCAAGAAACACTTCCGGTCTTTGAGGCCCTCGGCATCAGACTCGAATCTGCCAACACACACGTAAAGATCGCCGATATCCTGCTGGAACAGGGCGACCTCGACGGGGCACGCCGCATCTTCGAGAAGGAAGCACTTCCGGTCTTTGAGGCCCTCGACGAAAGTCAAAAAATTGCCATCACACACGGAAACATCGCCTATATCATGCATGAACAGGGCGACCTCGACGAGGCCCGCCGCATCTACGAGAAAGAAGCACTTCCGATTTTCGAGGCCATAGGCAACAGCCTCAACGTCGCCCACACACACGGACATATCGCCTATATCCTGTGGCAACAGGGCGACCTCGGCGAGGCCCGCAGAATCTACGAGCAGGAGGTGCTCCCGGTCTTTAATGACCTCGACGACAGGCGCGCCATAGTCGTTACCCACGGACAGATCGCCGATATCCTACAGGAACAGGGCGACCTCGACGGGGCCCGCAGAATCTACGAGCAGGAGGTGCTCCCGGTCTTTAATGACCTCGACGACAGGCGCGCCATAGTCGTTACCCACGGACAGATCGCCGATATCCTACAGGAACAGGGCGACCTCGACGGGGCGCTGGACCTGCATCTATCCCGCCTTCCGGACGCAGAACACATGCAGGACATCTCCATAATCGCGGCTATCCATTACAATTGCGCCCATATCAGGTTGCTACGAGGCGATCTCAAACGTGGCGAATTGCCCGTAATAACAAACGAATTGAGAAGATCCTTTGCCATCACCCAAGAACTCAGCAACTCAGACGGAGTGGGACAGGTTGGCGCCCTGCTGGCTCAAGTGTTGGCCTTTGATGACCTTACCGTCGAAGCTCTGGAGGTATTGGACCAGGCTGAACAGGCATACGATTCGCTCGGCAGCCGGTCCGGAATAGATCATTGCCAAACTGTAAGGGACATGATCACTGAGAAGGATGACCAAACATGAAGATTCAGCTGACCGGTGCCGACCTTGCATCTGCGCGTTCACAGATCGAACGCATGTTTGCTAGCCTGGGGGCCGTTCCATTAGAAGAACAAGTCTCACCGAATGCTCAAAGCCAGCGGATTGATCCCTTTACCGTTGCGGTCGGACTAAGCAGCATCATCCTGACGTTGCCATCGACGATCGACGCAATCACGAACCTCATGGACCGTGCAAAGCGTGACACGGCCAAAACTGAAGTTGATGAGCTGAAGCGTGTTCTGGTGGAAGTCAAGGTAGGATGCATTTTGACTACCGATACCGGCCGCACCCTCATTCTCCCAAAAGCTGCCACAGACGATGTCGTTGACGCAATCCTCGAAGAGCTCATCTCAAAACACACCGACTAATCTGACTATGTTGCTACATCCCGTGCTACAATTCGCAGTGATACGCTCAAACCCCAACAAAACAAGGCATTTCAGATTGCATCGCCCCGTCCATCAGAGTCCTGATATGTCAGGGATACATCTCCTCGAACAATATGGTGTCGTTTCGGTCAACCGCAAAATCGATTGATTAGAGCAGTTCGTCACGTCATGGTGGAAACACACAGCATTTAAGTTAATTCATCCATTGGTGTTCATATGCGCCTTGAACTTCTGATTGACGGCACCTCCGTGCTTCGACGGATGGCAAAGAGCGGCATGGGTGATCCGCTTCCTTTGGTAAACGGCGAGACTGCAAATGCCGCACTTCGGGATTGGTCTGAGCGTTACAGCCGTGCTGTTCAGTTTCGCACTGACGAAGCTTTACTCGAGATTGGCCGAGAGATGTTCGCTTGGCTTGATCAGGGCGGCGTGTTGGCGGACTGGATGCTTACCGATCCGCGTGAGCTTGTCATTCAGACATCTTCGCAAGATTCTGCAGACCTGACCGATGCGCTTCTGGCAGCACCTTGGGAGTTGCTGGCCGATCAGAATGGCTTTCTGGCATTGGACATGCGCCTTTTTTCAGTTGTCCGACAAGCACATGGCGCTGTTGAGCCTCAGATGCCGGACCATAAAGACATCGCTCTGCTCTTCATGGCGGCCTCACCGCGCGGCCAGAATTCACTCGACCACGAGGGCGAGGAAGCCATGATATTGCAAGCCACCCGCCCAAAGCTCGGGCAGGCTGCGCCAGTGCACCTTCAAGTCGAAGAAAGCGGTTCTTTGGAATTCCTCGCTGAAGCCGCGCGACTCGAGGGTCCCTTCGAAGCGCTGCATCTCAGCTGCCATGGCAACATCCTATCGCAGGAGAACGCTTCACCTCAGCCGGTGATTTTCCTTGAGACCGATGAAGGTGAAGCAGATCCGGTCACGGTCGACCGCCTAAAGACCAAACTCGGCCAGATGCCACCACTGCTATTTCTCTCGGCTTGTCGCACGGCCGAGCGCGGCGAAGGTCGTGGGCGTCCCCTCCCCGAGGGATTTCGCCGTGATGTAATCAGCGACAGCACAGTCAGGCGGGACACAGATTCACCCGATAGCGAGGCGAGTCCTGACCTTGCCGATCCCTTCGCCCGACAGATCTCAGGGTTCACGGCAAATGTCTTGGGCTGGGACGGCTCAGTCTATGACAGCGAAGCCGCCCTCTTTGCCGAGACCTTCTATCAGGAGGTTTCGAAAGGTGACACAGCCCCCATAGCTGCCGCGAAGGCCCGTCGCACGTTACTGCGTGAACGATCTCCAGAAAATGCAATGATCGGCGCCCACTGGCACCTTGCGCGGGTTTATCTCGGGCCAGGTGGAGGCGGTCCGATTTGCGATCCTCGTGCTGCAGCCGCGCGACCTGCCCGCCCAGATACAGAGCAGGCTTTTCTTGGCGGGGACCGGCGAGTTCCGGTCGCAAGCCGGGACAGGTTTGTTGGCCGTCGGCGCGAGATCCAGCGCATCATTGCCGCCTTCCGGAGCGGCACGAAGGGCGTGGTGATCCATGGCATGGGCAACCTCGGCAAGTCGAGCCTGGCTGCACGTGTTGCCAGCAGAACGACGGGTTATCGGGTGGCAGTCGTCTATGGCATCTGCACGGCCCGCACGATTTTTGAGGCGTTGCGCAAGGTGCTCAACGAGATCGCCGACGATCTCGAGGACTATTCCGAAGCCCGAACAATCCGCGAAGAACTCGTGCTCTGGGAAGAAGAGATTGCCCAAAACCCAACCGTGATCAGCGACATCTTTCGTCGCCTGCTGCGCGGACACCTGAACACCCATCCGGTCCTGCTTGTGCTCGACGATTTCGAACAGTCACTGCTGCCACCCTCTACGGATACCGCTGAGATCACTCCGCGTCCGGACTGCCGAGACGCAGTTCTGTCTTTACTCCAAGCGGTATCAGAAGCGCAGAGTGCGTCGAGGCTCCTAGTCACCTCACGGTTCGACTTCGTGGCCAAAGACGCCGGTGCATGCAGACTCGACGAGATCTTGCTGCGCGTTCCTCTGGTGCCGATGGAGGGACGGGAACGCGCAAAGCAGGTCCGCGCCAAGGCGACGGCAGAAGACAAAGTCGAACTTCTGTCGCATCGCGCGGCACTGATCAATGAAGCGCTCGAGGTCTCGGCCGGCAGCCCCGGCTTGCAGGACGTGCTAACTGGCACGATCCTGAACGACGAAGAAGCCGCGGCACAGCGGGCCATCGAGCAAATACGGAACTTCCAGCAAAGCGGTGAGACGCCACCACCAGGAACCGATCTCGGGGATTTCTTCGCCCGCATGACATTCGAAGTTTACGCCGACGCGCTCACTGGAACGCAGCGACGCGCACTTGGCGCCGCTGCGATCTTTTCCGAAGATGTGCCGATCCCACGACCTGCCCTGCTGACCGCGATTGGCACAAGCGGCATTGCGGAGCCCGAGGCGGCACTCGATCGGTTGCTGGCGCTCGGTCTTGTTGATGATTGGGGAGCGATATCCCCTTGGACGGATACACTAGACCTACCGCATCACGCGGTTAATCCACTTGCGCGTTCGCTGGAGGAGACACTAACCGAGGGAGATGTGTCCCAGATCAGCACCCCAGTGTTGGCGGACCTAAGCGCGGCTTGGAGAGATGACGAGGGAGATTTCCCACTGGACCCGCGCGGGCTCGAGGCAGCGCGCCTGGGTCTCGAAGCTTCCGATCCGGACCCGGAGATCTTGGAGGCTGCAGCGGCGGCGGCCATGGCATTTCTTTTCAATATTCGAGAAGATGCCGGCGCCGCGCTTAAACTTGGTATGGCCGCACTGGAACGTCTGGAGCAAATGGGCCACATCCCCGGACCAATATTGCCCGGCAAATTGGTAGTTGCGGCACACGCACTTGGCGAGGTCGAGATCGAGGAGAGAATCATCGAGGCAACACTGCGGCGGGATGATCTCACCCCGTTCGACCGGGGTCAATTCCTGGCGCTGCGCGGCAATCGGCAGAATATCCAAGGCAACATTGGTCAGGCGATAAGCAGCTACGAAGAAGCCATTGGTCTACTGCAAGAAAGCGGCGACAAACGCGATGTCGCCATTGTCCGCGGAGATTTAGCCTATATCTTAGCGATGCGGGGCGACAGTGACGAAGCCCTACGTATCCTCGAGGAAGAAGAACTCCCGGCATTCGAAGCCCTCGGCGACACGCGCTCCATCGCTATCACCCAGGGAAAGATCGCCGATATCTTACGGACACGGGGCGAGTTCGACGAGGCTCGCCGCATCTGCGAGCAGGAAACACTCCCGCTTTACGAGGCCCTCGGTGACCGCTATTTCGTCGCCAGAACCTGCGGGCGGATCGCCCTTATCCTGCAGGGACAAGGCAACTTCGATGAGGCCCGCCGTATCCGCGAGGAGGAAGAACTCCCGATTTTGGAGGCCCTCGGCGAAAAGCGCCAAATCGCCAAGACCCACGGGCAGATCGCCAGTATCCTGCAGGATCAAGGCGAGTTCGCTGAGGCCCGCCGCATCCACGAGCAGGAAGAACTCCCGATTTACGAGGCCCTTGGCGACAGGCGCGCCATCGCCATCGCCCGCGGAAGGATCGCTGATATCTTGTGGCAACAGGGCGACCTCGCCGAAGCCCGCCGCATCTTCGAGCAGGAACAACTTCCGATTTTGGAGGCCCTTGGCGACAAGCGCGAATTCGTCATCGCCCAAGGAAAGATCGCCGATATCCTGCAGGAACAGGGCGACCTCGACGGGGCGCTGGATCTACATCTGTCCCGCCTTCCGGAAGCAGAACACATGCAAGACAGTCACATGATCGCGTATATCCGTTACCACTGCGCCAAGATTAGGTTGCTGCGTGACGATCTCGAACCTGGTGACTTGCAGGTGATCGTAGACGAATTGACCGATTCGTTTATCATCAGCCACAAACTCGACGACCAACTTTTTACGGGAATTAGTGGGGAATTACTGGCCCAGGTATTGGCCCTGGGCGGCCAAACAGTCGATGCTTTGGGGGTATTGGACCTGGCTGAACAGGCATACGATGAGTTCGGCGACCAGTCCGATATTTATCATTGCCAAGCTCTAAGGGCAGAAATCTTAAAAACTGCTGAGAGGGATGACCAAACATGAAGATTCAGCTGACCGGTGCCGACATTGCATCTGCGCGTTCACAGACTGAACACATGTTTGCAAGCCTGGGGGCCGTTCCATTAGAAGAACAAGTCTCACCGAATGCTCAAAGCCAGCGGATTGATCCCTTTACCGTTGCGGTCGGACTAAGCAGCATCATCCTGACGTTGCCATCGACGATCGACGCAATCACGAACTTCATGGACCGTGCAAAGCGTGACAAGGCCAAAACTGAAGTCGATGCGCTGAAGCGTGTTCTGGTGGAAGTCAAGGTAGGATGCATTTTGACTACCGATACCGGCCGCACCCTCATTCTCCCAAAAGCTGCCACAGACGATGTCGTTGACGCAATCCTCGAAGAGCTCATCTCAAAACACACCGACTGATTGGAACCTGGTGCTACAAACAGTGCTACTCAAACCAACCACAACGCTTATGCCCTGTAAAACAAGGGGATTTAGAATGCGTGGCCCCCATCCATCATGGGGGCGACCGACAAGCGGGCTGCTTTGCGTATTTCAGTGTGCGTCAACATCGCGCGCTTCATAAGCCAACAATGCGACAGACGCTAGCGGCTTGACCCCCTGTGCCTGCATCAATGCTGGGATATTACCGCGGTGCCATTCGGATCGCGCCGTCCAGCCGGATCACTTCGCCGTTTAGCATGCTGTTTTCAACGATGTGGCGCACCATGGCAGCATATTCCGCGGGGTCGCCCAAACGTGACGGGAACGGAACCTGTGCGCCGAGGCTGTCTTGCACCTCTTGCGGGAGGCCTGCGACCATCGGCGTTTTGAAAATGCCCGGTGCGATGGTCATAACACGGATGCCGTCACGCATCAGGTCGCGCGCCATGGGCAGGGTCATGCCCACCACGCCCCCTTTTGACGCGGCATAGGCCAGTTGCCCGATTTGGCCGTCAAACGCAGCGATTGAGGCGGTGTTGATGATCACCCCGCGTTCACCGTCTGCCGTGACTGGGTCCATTGATGCCATGCCTGCCGCCGCCTGGCTGGCACAGTTAAACGTTCCGATCAGGTTCACGCTGATGGTCTTGGCGAAAATCGCAGGATCGTGCGGTTCGCCCTTCGACTGGGTTTTTGATGCGGGCGCAATGCCCGCGCAATTCACCATCACACGTTCTTGCCCAAGTGCTGTGCGCAATGCCTTGAACCCTTCAGCAACCGATGCGGGGTCAGAGACATCCACCTTGGCAAACGCGCCACCGATTTTTGCGGCCATCGCTTGGCCTGCGTCTTCGTTCAGGTCAAATATGCCCACTTTTGCGCCCGCATTGGCCAACGCTTCGGCCACAGCGCCGCCAAGTCCGGACGCCCCGCCAGTGACGGTGACAACGGTGTTTTCAGTGATCTGCATGGGGGACCCTCCGTGAACTGATTGTCAGGCCCTAGCAAGAATTGCACAAGCGTTCAATAAATCCCGGCGCGCGCCCCAAAGTTACGCAGCGTCGCCCTGCCCGTTACAGACGGGAACCGCCCCATCCACTGGCCCAAGTGCCTGCATGGCCGCAAATTGGGTCAGGTAGACGCAGCCCGACAGTTTTGACACGAAATCGGTCCGCATCAGGCGATCCATCACCGGGCCTTTGACCTCGGACAAGCTCAGAGTGATCCCGGCATCATCCAACTGGCGGTTCAGTTCTTCCAGCGTTTCCAGCGCGGACAGGTCAATCTCATTCACGGCCGAGCACATCAGCACGACATGTTTGAGCCCCCCTTTTGCAACGCGGGCCAGCAGATAATCCTCAATGAACCGCGCATTGGCGAAATAGAGGTTCTCATCCAGCCGCAGCGTTACAAGTTCCGGATGGGTCAACACCGCATGGCGGTTGATGTTGCGGAAATGCTGGGTGCCGGGGATCAACCCAACCTCGGCAATATGGGGCCGCGAGGTTTTGTACAGATACAGTACGATCGACAGCACAACGCCCGCTGACACACCGATTTCGACCCCGAAGCTGAGCGTCAGCAGAATGGTCGCCAGAACGGCGGTGAAATCAGCGCGGTGATAGGCCCAGGTGGCTTTCAGGATGTGGAAATCAACAAGGCTCAGCACGGCCACGATGATGGTGGCCGCCAACGTGGCCGTCGGCAGGAAGAACAGCAGTGGCGTTAAAAACAACGCCGCTGCGGCAATGCCGATGGCAGTAAAGGCGCCGGCTGCCGGTGTTTCTGCGCCAGCGTCAAAATTGACGACAGACCGCGCAAAGCCCCCGGTGACCGGATAGCCACCCGACATGGCCGCTGCGATGTTCGACGCACCCAGCCCGACAAGTTCCTGATCCGGCACGATGCGCTGACGCTTCTTGGCTGCCAGCGTTTGCGCGACAGAGATACTTTCGACAAACCCGATGATGGAAATCAGTAAGGCTGAGCCAAACAGGCTGGTCCAAAGGTCCGCATCGAAGCTGGGAAAAGTCAGCGGCGGCAGGCCTTGCGGCACATCGCCAACGATAGCGACACCTTTGGATTGCAGATCAAATCCCCAGCTGAGCAGTGTCGTGACCGCAACAGCCCCCACCGGTCCGGCTTTCGCCAGAACTTCCGCCAGGCGCGGGCCAAGGCCGAAGGAAAGCAGCAAGGGTTTCAATCCCTTACGCACCCAGAACAGAAACGCGACAGTGGCGACGCCGATGGCGAGGGTGATCAGATTTGTCTGCGACACATGCGCAAACAGCGATCCGAGCAGATCAAAAAGGGAATGCCCATGCGCGTCGATCCCAAGGATGTGTTTCAGCTGACTTGTGGCGATCAGAAGCCCGGACGCCGTGATAAAACCTGCAATCACCGGGTGGCTCAGGAAATTTGCCAGGAACCCTAGACGGAACATGCCCATGACCAGAAGGATCAGCCCCGACAGAAATGCCAGCGTGATCGCCGCCGCTGCGTATTCCGCCGGATTGTCCAAGCCAAGATTGCCCACAGCCGCCGCAGTCATCAAACTGACCACCGCAACCGGCCCCACAGCCAAGGCACGCGAGGTGCCGAAGATCGCATAGGCGACCAAAGGCAGGATCGAGGCGTAAAGCCCCATCTCGGCGGGCAGGCCCGCCAGCAGCGCATAGGCCAGCGATTGCGGGATCAACATGATCGTCACAATCACCGCCGCCACCAGATCCGAGGTCAGCGCCGTGTTGTCATAGCGCGATCCCCAGTCGAGAATTGGCAAATAGCGTCTAAGGGCAGCGCCGGACGCCACCGATCTTAGCTCGGGTTTCATGAGAGGTTTCCTAAATTATTCCAGAGGGTTGCCCCATCTAGTTTAAGCGTTGGCCTGCGCGGTCATCCAAAGGATTTCGCAGCGTGTGCCCGATCGACAATAGGCGAAAACGGGTCCGGGCGCGGAATCGACCACATGTCGAAATTCGTCCATCACTGCAAAGGCGTCTTCGCGGTTTGACATCGGCAAGAACGACGTGGTCAACCCAGCTGCCTGCGCCGCCGCGCTGATCTCGGCCCAGTTAGGCTGACCGGGTTCTTCCCCATCAGGGCGGTTGCACATCACCACAGTGAAGCCCGCCGCCTTAATCGCCGGAATATCATCCACGGTAATCTGTGGCGAGACCGTCACCCGGTCATCCAGTTTTCTCATTTGCATCAGTCTGCCTTTCCAAGCATCAATTCAAAGCGTGTTCACGGGCACTTTGAGGAACGTTTTACCGTCTTTGTCCGCAGGCGGCATGTCGCCCGCGCGCATATTAACCTGCAGCGACGGAATGATCAGCCGCGGCATGTCCAGCTGAGCGTCGCGTTCGGTGCGGAATTTCACGAATTCGTCTTTGGACTTGCCACCGCCCACATGAATGTTGTGCTCTTTCTCGTCCGCCACCGAGGTTTCCCACTGAATATCGCGTCCGTTCGGGCCGTAGTCGTGGCACATGAACAGCCGTGTCTCATCAGGCAGTGCCAACACCTTCTGGATCGAGTCATACAGCTCTCCTGCGTCCCCACCGGGGAAATCAGCGCGCGCAGATCCGCCATCCGGCATGAACAGCGTGTCGCCCACAAATCCAGCATTACCAATCACATGCACCATACAGGCGGGCGTGTGGCCCGGCGTGTGCATCACAAATGCCTCCATCGCGCCGATCTTGTAGGTGTCACCATCCTCAAACAGTCGGTCAAACTGGCTGCCGTCACGCTGGAATTCGGTGCCTTCGTTGAAGACTTTGCCGAACACCTCTTGCACGACGGTGATCTGGCTTCCAATGCCGATCTTGCCGCCCAGCTCTTGCTGGATATAAGGCGCAGCCGACAGGTGATCCGCGTGGACATGGGTTTCGATCAACCATTCCAGCTCAAGCCCCTCGGCTTTGATATAGGCGATGATCTCATCCGCATGATCATGGGTGATCCGGCCCGCGGCGTAATCAATGTCCATTACGCTGTCGATCACGGCACAGGCGTTCGATGCGGGATCTTTCACCACATATGAAATGGTATTCGAGTCTTCCTCAAAAAAGGCTTTCACCTCGGGTTTGAGGGCGGTGTTGACGGGATAGTCTTTCATGACGTGTCCTTTCCAGTCTGCGCGGGCGCGGTCAGCATGCCCAATGGTTAGTTTGCTTGCGCGAGGTCATTGCGACGCGCAGCGTTTGCAATCATCCAGCGGGCCAACAACATGCCCGCAATCAAAGCTGCGGTGAAAATCAGGACCGATGGGTTTCCGGTTGAAATGACGGGCAAAGAGGCGCCCGGGCAAAATCCTGCAAGTCCCCAGCCAATGCCAAAGGTGAACGAGCCCAAAACCAGTTTGCGATCAATCAGCCGGGTGCCCGGCAGCTTAAAGCTTTCGGCAAAGGCCGGTTTTTCTCGTTTCAGCACAAGCGCATAGCCCGGTGCCGCTACCAAAAGGGCAGCGCCCATAACGAAGGCAAGGCTTGGATCCCAAGATCCGAAGACGTCAAAAAAGTTCAGCACCTTGGCAGGGTTTGCCATGCCAGAGATTGAGATCCCAAGGCCAAAAACCAGGCCCGCCAAATATGTCAGGAAAAGTTTCATCTGTTGTTCTCCTCACAAACCAAAGACGTGGCGGGTCAGATAGACCATGATCGCCGTGCCAGCCATAAAGGTCAGGGTTGCCACGATCGAGCGCGGTGAAAACCGGGCCATGCCGCAAACCCCATGTCCTGACGTGCAGCCGGACCCATAGGTCACACCGACCCCAACGATCAATCCACCCACGACCATCGACAGCGTCGACACAGGCACCTGAATTTCAGGAAAACCACCGGTCAGTGAAAGATAAATGAGTGGTCCCGTCAGCATGCCCGCCAAGATCGCGGCCCGCCACGACCAATCGGTCGAGCTGCTGGGCTGCAAAAAGCCCGCAAGGATACCCGTCGCGCCAAACACGTTGCCGCGCAGCCACATCAGGAACACAGAGGCCAAGCCAATCAGTGCGCCGCCGAGGGCGGATGCCAGAGGTGTAAATTCGGTTTCGATCATGTCTTGCCTCACCAAGTTTTCGTTCGCATTGCTAAATTAGTGTGGGTCACGCGCTGCTACAAGACTTACATTCATTTTTTTGAATGTTTTTTGTTTGGCCGTAACGTCACGAAAAACCCCGCCTGCCATTCGGGCACGCGGGGTATGATTTTACAAGGGTGTCTGCATCGCCTAGTCCGCGACAGCCTCTTTCACAATCTCGTCCAGAAGGGCCTGAACCTTTTGCATGTCTCCGTCAGGATATTTGCGATACCCGACGCGGACATCGCCCTCGGTGTCGGTCACAAAAATACCGTAGGGGCAGAAGGCGATATTCATCGGGTCGGCCTCCATCACCTCGCGGCTGGTTTGCGCCGAGCAGAACAGGAAAATGTCTGCGCCATCAAAGATCGTCACATCCGAGCCCACATCGGCCTTCGTGCGCTCCATCATGTCGCCGGTGTGGCTGACATAGTCGATGACCAGCCCTTTGCCGACAATGGCAGATTCGACCGCGAAGGTCGCGTCATCGAAGGCACCATCAAAAGCATAAGTGATGGCCTGATCAGTTTCCTGCATGCCGTGGCCATCAGCAAAGGCGGGTGCTGCTAACAGGGTGGCGCTGGCAAGCGCCACAGAAAGTGTCTTGCGCATGTCTATTCCTCCAAAAATGAGGGCCGTTCGCGCAAAGCCCCAGACATATGACGGGGTCCGAGAAACCGGACCCCGCTATCACGTTTATCATATTCGACCTGCCGAATATTTACAACTAAATCAGCCAAACATGTCGGAGGTTATTCCGGCATACCAGCCGATGCTTTCCTCGTAAGTAGCCTTACGCAATTCGGCATCCTCGCCGGTCTGGCTGATAAACCCGTCCACCTTGGCGATCTTTTCGTCGGTGGCCTCATAACTCGCGCCCACTTTCACGCCATCATCACTGTCAATCAGCGACCAGCAGGTGTTGGTGAACTTTGCCGGAAACAGCTTCGACCCGGTCAGCGCAGAGCGCACCGCCATTGCCGCGACTTTGGCCTGACTGTTGGCGGCAAAACCAGATTTCGGCATGTCGCCCTGATGACTTGCATCGCCCAGAACATGGATGTTTTCGTCCATGCGGCTTTGCATCGTGTGCGGGTTTACCGGCGCCCAGTTGCCGTCCGTGATGCCTGCTAACTCACAAATACGCCCCGCCTTCATCGCCGGAATAACGTTGCACACATCAACTTTGGTTTCTTCGCCATCAATGGTCAGAGTCATCGCGTCGGGATTGACCGACACGTTGTCGCCCCCAAAATCAGGGCCAATCCAGTCGATCATCCCATCGTAATGACGCCCCCAGCCTTCCTGAAACAGCGCCATTTTCGAGAACTTGTCTTTAGGGTCGGCAATGATGATCTTGGCCGTCGGGTTCTTCGCTTTCAGAATATGCGCCACCATCGAAATCCGCTCATATGGCCCCGGCGGGCAGCGGAACGGGTTTGGTGGGGCAACCATAGCGAAGGTGCCACCTTCCGGCATCGCCTCGATCTGCGCTTTCAGCAATTCGGACTGCGACCCGGCCTTATAGGCGTGAGGCATGGCGTTCTGGTGGGAAATATCCCAGCCTTCGACCGCGCCGTCGACGAAATCAATGCCAGGTGACAGGATCAAGCGGTCATAAGACAATGTCCCCCCCCCAGCCAAAGTGACCGTGCGCGCGTCGCGG
This window contains:
- a CDS encoding YeeE/YedE family protein; translated protein: MIETEFTPLASALGGALIGLASVFLMWLRGNVFGATGILAGFLQPSSSTDWSWRAAILAGMLTGPLIYLSLTGGFPEIQVPVSTLSMVVGGLIVGVGVTYGSGCTSGHGVCGMARFSPRSIVATLTFMAGTAIMVYLTRHVFGL
- a CDS encoding DUF302 domain-containing protein; this encodes MQETDQAITYAFDGAFDDATFAVESAIVGKGLVIDYVSHTGDMMERTKADVGSDVTIFDGADIFLFCSAQTSREVMEADPMNIAFCPYGIFVTDTEGDVRVGYRKYPDGDMQKVQALLDEIVKEAVAD
- a CDS encoding NAD(P)/FAD-dependent oxidoreductase translates to MKLNRRLFMGGAAAGAAAATLSAPMAHASNHGKPKVVVIGGGAGGATAARYIAKDSKGEIDVTLVEPTRSYYTCFFSNLYMAGFRDLSSISHSYGTLASEYGVNVVHDWAVSIDRDARTVTLAGGGTLSYDRLILSPGIDFVDGAVEGWDISHQNAMPHAYKAGSQSELLKAQIEAMPEGGTFAMVAPPNPFRCPPGPYERISMVAHILKAKNPTAKIIIADPKDKFSKMALFQEGWGRHYDGMIDWIGPDFGGDNVSVNPDAMTLTIDGEETKVDVCNVIPAMKAGRICELAGITDGNWAPVNPHTMQSRMDENIHVLGDASHQGDMPKSGFAANSQAKVAAMAVRSALTGSKLFPAKFTNTCWSLIDSDDGVKVGASYEATDEKIAKVDGFISQTGEDAELRKATYEESIGWYAGITSDMFG